The Micromonospora sp. NBC_00421 DNA window GCTGCTGATCCGGACGGACCGCGACGGCACCGGCCCGCTGCCCCCGCTGCCGCTGGTCACCGAACGGGTCCGGGCCGAGTTGGGAACCGGTGCGGTGCTGCCGTTGGCGGTGCCGGGCTGCGCCGAGGAGGGCACGGACGACTACTGTTCGGTGGCGCCGGTGCTGCCACCGGAACGGATCTGCCCGTACGACGGGGAGTCCTACCGTACGGCGGCGGTACGTCGACAGGCGCTCGCCGACCCGCGCTGTGTCCAGTCGGTACGGAGGATGAACGGCTACTACCTGCCCACCCTGGTCGACGACGGCGCCGCCCTCGGGGCGGTCAGCGGGGCCCCACCGGACGAGATCGCGGCGGCCACCGCGGTGCTGCACGCCGGCGGCGCGGTGGTGACCGATCCCCGGTACCTCGCCGATGGCCGGGTGGTGGTCCGGGTCGACCGCTCGGTCAGCGACTCCCGACCGTCGGAGTCGACCACCGTCACCCTCCCCGGCTACCTGCTGCGTGGCGGGCTGCCGGTCGATCGACTGGTGCTCTCCCCGGCTGCCGCCGGCCGGGCCGCGCTGGTCGCGCAGCCGATCGGCTACGCCGTCGACACCCCCACCGTGCCGACCCCGGCACAGCTCGACCGGGTGGTCAGTGCGCTGCGACCGGTGCTGCCGGTGTCGGCGCAGGCGGAACGTGGTCCGCCGAGCTCCGAGCAGCGGGCACTGCTGCTTCTGCTGGCCGCCGCCGCAGGCGTGATCACGGTGGGTGCCGCCGGGGTGGCCACCGGGCTCGCGGCGGCGGAGGGTCGTCGGGACCTCTCCACGCTCGCCGCGGTGGGGGCCAGTCCCCGGGTACGCCGGGTGCTCTCCCTCTGCCAGGCGGGGGTGATCGCCGTGGTGGGTTCGGTGCTCGGCATCGCCGCCGGCCTCGCCTCCGCACTGATCATCCTGACCTCGGTGAACCGCCAGTACGCCGCGGCGTGGCCCGTCCAGCCGCCGTACCCGGTGGTGGTGCCCTGGCAGACCCTCGGGGTGCTGGTGGTGGTGCCGTTGGTGGCGATGCTCGGCGCGGGCCTGTTCACCCGCTCCCGCCTCGCGGTCGAACGCCGGTTGGACTGAGCGGTGGGTGCGGATGCCGGGTCGACCGGGCAGACTGGCCGGGTGCCCGTCATCGGAACCCTCACCCGCCGGCTCGGCCACCGCGAGTGGTTCGGTACCACCATGCGTCTGCTGGTGCCCGTCGACCGGCTGGTCGGACGGCTCACCCGGGGCCGGGTGGTCGCCCTGGGGCTGGTCCCGTCGCTGATCATCACCACCACCGGGCACCGGTCCGGGTTGCCGCGCAGCAATCCCCTGCTGTACGTGCCGGACGGCGACGGTTTCGTGGTGATCGGCTCCAACTGGGGCCAGCGGCAGCAGCCGGGCTGGGCGCTGAACCTGCTCGCCCGGCCGCAGGCGGAGGTGGCCGTCAAGGGTCGCCGGCTCGCCGTCCGGGCCGACCGGGCCACCGGCGCCGAACGGGAGCGGCTCTGGCAGTTGCTGGTCACCGAGTGGCCGGCCTACCTGACGTACGTGCGCCGGTCCGGCGGCCGGGAGATCCACATCTTCCGGCTGGTCCCGACCGGCCCCGCCCGACCGTGACCGGGCGTCCGGAACGCACCACGACAGCCCGGCAGGCCCGGTGGAACGTCAGCCGAGACCGCCCTGGATACCGATCAACATGCCGATCAGGTACGTCGCGCCGGCCGCCGCCGCGCCGAGCAGCAGCTGACGCAGCCCGCCGATCCACCACGGGCGGTGGGTGAACCGGGCCACGACCGCCCCGGCCACGACGAGCCCCACCCCGCCGACGGCGAGCGCCAACGCCAGGCTGGTGAAGCCGAGCAGGTAGCTCAGCAGCGGGATCAACGCGCCGACGGAGAAGCAGAGGAACGACGAGACCGCCGCCGCCCAGGGGCTGGGCTGGTCGTCGGGGTCGACGCCCAGCTCCTCCCGTACGTGCACCCGCAGCGCTTCCTCCGGGTTACGTCGTACCGCCTCGGCGACCTGGTTGGCCAGGTCCCGGGGCAGGCCCCGGGCCACCCAGGCGTCGGCCAGCTCGCGGGCCTCCGCCTCCGGGTGGCGTTCCAGCTCCCGGCGCTCCTTGGCCACCTCGGCGGCGACCTGCTCGTTGGCCGAGCGGACGCTCGTGTACTCGCCCAGGCCCATCGAGATCGCGCCGGCGACCAGGCCTGCGGTGCCGGTGAGCACGATGCTGTGCGCCGACACCCCGCCGCCGCCGACGCCGGCGATCAGGGCGATGTTGGTGACCAGCCCGTCCATCGCACCGAAGACGGCAGGCCGGAGCCAACCGCCTGACACGTCCGCGTGGTGCGCCTCCCGCAGCGCCGCCGGGGTCTCGGTCACGGCAGGGTCAGGATCTCGTGGCCGTCGTCGGTGACGACGATGGTGTGCTCGAACTGGGCCGTCCACTTCCGGTCCTTGGTGACGACCGTCCAGCCGTCGTCCCACATGTCGTACTGGTAGGTGCCGAGGGTGATCATCGGCTCGACGGTGAAGGTCATGCCCGGTTCCATGATGTCGGTGGGCCGGGGGCTGTCGTAGTGCGGCACGTAGAGGCCGCTGTGGAACGCCTCGCCGATGCCGTGGCCGGTGAAGTCGCGGACCACCCCGTAGCCGAAGCGCTTGGCGTACGACTCGATGACCCGGCCGATCACGTTGATCTGCCGCCCAGGGCGGACCGCCCGGATGCCCCGCATCATCGCCTCGTGGGTGCGTTCGACGAGCAGCCGGGCCTCCTCGCCGACCTCGCCCACGCAGAAGGTGGCGTCGGTGTCGCCGTGCACCCCGCCCAGGTAGGCCGTGACGTCGACGTTGACGATGTCGCCGTCGGCGAGCACTGTGGAGTCGGGGATGCCGTGGCAGATGACCTCGTTGACGCTGGTGCAGCAGGACTTGGGGAAGCCCTTGTAGCCAAGAGTCGACGGGTAGGCGTCGTGGTCGACGAGGAACTCGTGCACCACCCGGTCGATCTCGTCGGTGGTCACCCCGGGCTTGCAGTGCTCGCCGGCGAGCTGGGTGGCCTGGGCCGCCAACCGGCCGGCGACCCGCATCTTCTCGATGGTCTCCGGGGTCTGCACGTGCGACCCGCGCCACTGCTGCGGTTGCTTCTTGCCCACGTATTCCGGTCGGGCGATGTGGCCAGGGACCGCTCGCCACGGGGAGAGCGTGCCTGGGGTGAGCGGGGCACGGACGGTCATGACGACAGACTATCTCCGGGCACCCCGGTGGCTCCGGCACGGCCCGGCGGTTGTTGCCGTGGCAACCACGCTGTGCCATTGTGGCTGCGTGGATCTAGGGGGCGCAACTCCCGTGTTCTCCGCGAGTGCGGAGCTCGCCGGCGATCACCTCCGCGTGACGGTGGCCGGTGAGGTCGACATGGCGACCGCCGACACCATGGTCCAGACCACGCTGCGGGAGCCGGCCCGGCAGATCACCCTCGACCTGCGCGCGGTCACCTTCTTCGACTCCGCCGCCATCCACGCGGTGGTCCAGCTCGCCCAGCGGTTCCCGGGCGCGCTGACCGTGTTCCCGTCCCGGCAGGTCAGTCGGGTGCTGGAGATCTCCGGCCTCGGCGACCAGGAGTGGCTCCGCCCTCTCTGACCGCCCTACCCGACACCGGGTCCGCACCGGCCCCGCCCGGGTCCGCGCCGGGCCGGGCCGGCTCAGTCGGTCAGCCGGCGGCGCAGCGACACCTCGGTCCCCTCCCCGGTACGGCGTACCGTCAGCTCGCCCAGCGCCTCGATCAACGCGAGCCCCCGACCCCGGAAGCCCGCCCCGGTCGACTCCCGCCAGCGGCCGGTGTCACGCACCGTCGCCACCACCGTCCGGTCGACGATCGACACCTCGACGGAGATGGTCGGCTCGACCGGATCGACCGGGTGCTCGATGGCGTTGGCGGCGGCTTCGGAGACCGCGACGGTCAGGTCGAACAGGTCGTTCTCGACGACGGAGTGGGCGACCAGGAAGTCCTCCAGCCGCTTGCGTAGCACACTGAGCCGGGTCGGGTCGGCAGGCAGCCGCAACGCGAACCGGTTCAGCTCGGCGGCCTCCAGGGCCAGCACCGCGACGTCGTCGTGCCGGTTACGCCCGTCGACCCGCTGCACCACGGCGTCCACCAGGTCGGTGACGTGCTCGCCGCCGATGCCGGCGTCGGCCCGGAGCTGGGCCAGCGCCGCGTCGATGCCGGCGTGCCGGTCCTCGATCAACCCGTCGGTGTAGAGCAGCAACCGGCCACCGGGGGCCAGCTCACCCTCGACGGTGCGGTAGTCGGTGCCCACGATCGCGCCGATCGGCGGCCCGAGGGCCCGTTCGTGCAGGAAGGCCACGTCGTCTCCTCGGATCAGCAGGGGGGACGGATGACCGGCGCTGGCGTACCGCAGCCGGCCGGTGCGCGGAGAGAAGGAGAGGCAGAAGACGGTGGCGAACGACTGCCGCTCGGTCGAGCCGACCAGCCGGTTGAGCCGGGTCAACGCCTGCCCCGGGTCGTACCCCTCCAGCAGGTAGGCCCGCAGACCGTTGCGGAGCTGACCCATCGCGGCGGCGGCCCGGACGCCCTTGCCGACCACGTCGCCGATGACCAGCACCACCTCGTCGTCGCCGATGCCGATCACGTCGTACCAGTCGCCGCCGACCTCGACGTCGGTGCTGCCGGGCAGGTAGCGGCTGGCCACCACGGCCCCGGGCAACTGGGGCAGCGAACGGGGCAGCAGGCTGTGCTGGAGGGTGGTGGCGATCCGGTGTTCGGCCTCGTAGAGCTGGGCGTTCTCCAGCCGTACGCCGACCAGGCGGGCCAGTTCCCCGACGGCGGCCTGCTCGGTGCCGTCACCGTCGCAACGCCAGACCCGCAGCTCGCCGAGCTGCCCACCGGCGGTGCCGGTCAGCGGCAGCACCTGCGAAGGCTCGTCGCGGGCGGTGCCGCCGCCGTCGGCCTCGTGGCGCGCGCCGGTGACCGTGGTGACCACCACCCGGG harbors:
- a CDS encoding VIT1/CCC1 transporter family protein — protein: MTETPAALREAHHADVSGGWLRPAVFGAMDGLVTNIALIAGVGGGGVSAHSIVLTGTAGLVAGAISMGLGEYTSVRSANEQVAAEVAKERRELERHPEAEARELADAWVARGLPRDLANQVAEAVRRNPEEALRVHVREELGVDPDDQPSPWAAAVSSFLCFSVGALIPLLSYLLGFTSLALALAVGGVGLVVAGAVVARFTHRPWWIGGLRQLLLGAAAAGATYLIGMLIGIQGGLG
- a CDS encoding STAS domain-containing protein, which codes for MTVAGEVDMATADTMVQTTLREPARQITLDLRAVTFFDSAAIHAVVQLAQRFPGALTVFPSRQVSRVLEISGLGDQEWLRPL
- the map gene encoding type I methionyl aminopeptidase; translated protein: MTVRAPLTPGTLSPWRAVPGHIARPEYVGKKQPQQWRGSHVQTPETIEKMRVAGRLAAQATQLAGEHCKPGVTTDEIDRVVHEFLVDHDAYPSTLGYKGFPKSCCTSVNEVICHGIPDSTVLADGDIVNVDVTAYLGGVHGDTDATFCVGEVGEEARLLVERTHEAMMRGIRAVRPGRQINVIGRVIESYAKRFGYGVVRDFTGHGIGEAFHSGLYVPHYDSPRPTDIMEPGMTFTVEPMITLGTYQYDMWDDGWTVVTKDRKWTAQFEHTIVVTDDGHEILTLP
- a CDS encoding nitroreductase/quinone reductase family protein, producing MPVIGTLTRRLGHREWFGTTMRLLVPVDRLVGRLTRGRVVALGLVPSLIITTTGHRSGLPRSNPLLYVPDGDGFVVIGSNWGQRQQPGWALNLLARPQAEVAVKGRRLAVRADRATGAERERLWQLLVTEWPAYLTYVRRSGGREIHIFRLVPTGPARP